The following coding sequences are from one Devosia yakushimensis window:
- a CDS encoding carbohydrate ABC transporter permease, translated as MTDATLSTRRIAAPRKRSGLWRVSPWLYLAPAIITLIIWIYWPLVDALRLSFFQWNMLPNSPRTFVGWDNYTKIFALPKFWLALRNTGIYVAGLLPIAVLIPLAIAIYTHDLPARWRNIYRAIIFVPMIIAPVVAAAVWRWLLDPGYGMVNLVIKWFGFDPVKFLSDPKVAIWTIIVITGWKLIGFSTLILSAANANINPSLIEAARMDGASKWEVIRDIRLPLLSSSVLFLVMMTILLGAQWSFTYINVLTGGGPLGATTNIYFLLWDFGFSSMSVGWSSASAVILFLGFGAIAFFLFRLIDRYSFHDN; from the coding sequence ATGACCGATGCAACCCTATCCACCCGCCGGATTGCCGCGCCCCGCAAGCGCTCGGGGCTTTGGCGCGTTTCGCCCTGGCTCTACCTGGCCCCGGCCATCATCACGCTGATCATCTGGATCTATTGGCCGCTGGTCGATGCCCTGCGGCTGAGCTTTTTCCAATGGAACATGCTGCCCAATTCGCCGCGCACCTTTGTTGGCTGGGACAATTACACCAAGATTTTCGCCCTGCCGAAATTCTGGCTGGCGCTGCGCAATACCGGCATCTATGTCGCCGGGCTCCTGCCCATCGCCGTGCTCATTCCGCTGGCCATCGCCATCTACACCCATGATCTGCCGGCCCGCTGGCGCAATATCTACCGCGCCATCATCTTCGTGCCGATGATCATCGCGCCCGTCGTGGCCGCCGCCGTGTGGCGCTGGCTGCTCGATCCGGGCTACGGCATGGTCAATCTGGTCATCAAGTGGTTCGGCTTCGACCCGGTCAAATTCCTCAGCGATCCCAAGGTCGCCATCTGGACCATTATCGTTATCACCGGCTGGAAGCTGATCGGCTTTTCGACGCTGATCCTGTCGGCGGCCAATGCCAATATCAATCCATCGCTGATCGAGGCGGCCCGCATGGATGGCGCCAGCAAATGGGAAGTCATCCGCGATATCCGCCTGCCGCTGCTCAGCTCGTCGGTGCTGTTCCTGGTGATGATGACCATCCTGCTCGGCGCGCAATGGAGCTTCACCTATATCAATGTGCTGACCGGCGGCGGCCCGCTTGGGGCCACCACCAATATCTATTTCCTGCTGTGGGATTTCGGCTTTTCCAGCATGTCGGTGGGCTGGAGTTCGGCCTCTGCCGTCATCCTGTTCCTCGGCTTCGGGGCCATCGCCTTCTTCCTGTTCCGCCTCATCGACAGGTATTCCTTCCATGACAATTGA